aaacgagcttggactcgggtttgagctagtttttcatgtttgggggaggaagatgaagtgtgtggctgaaagaataagtggaggagggccaccgtgggtccacgaggcagggggcgcgccctaggggggtgggcgcgccctccaccctcgtggcaaggtggttggccccccggtgtgttctttgttccataaatcctcaaatattctataaaaaatcatatttaattttcagggcatttggagaacttttattttcgaggtatttttatattgcacggataatcagacaaCAGACAGACacatatttatttttactttatttcaactaaataacagaaagtatagaaagggtacagagagttgtgcttctagtttcatccatctcatgctcgtcaaaaggaatccactaacaaggttgatcaagtcttgttaacaaacccattccgattaacatgaaaccggagaaatttcgaataatactaggttacctcaacagggatatgcacatccccaataataattatatcatatttcttcttgacagtaggaagaggaaattcaaaacctccaaatataattgatgaaatttttccgatagaattgatactatgaacttgaggttgttttcttagaaaatgtaccgtatgctcattaccattgacatgaaaaatgacattgcctttgttgcaatcaataacagcccctgcagtattaagaaaatgtcttccaagaataatagacatactatcgtcctcgggaatatcaagaataacaaagtctgttaaaatagttaagtttgcaaccacaacaggcacatcctcacaaataccgacaggtatagcagttgatttatcagccatttgcaaagatatttcagtaggtgtcaacttattcaaatcaagtctacaatataaagagagaggcataacactaacaccggctccaagatcacataaagcagttttaacatagtttcttttaatggagcatggtatagtaggtactcctggatccccaagtttctttggtattccgcccttaaaagtataattagcaagcatggtagaaattccagcttccggtatctttcttttatttttaacaatatctttcatgtacttagcataaggattcattttaagcatatcagtcaatcgcatacgcaaaaatataggtctaatcatttcagcaaagcgctcaaaatcctcatcatcctttttcttggatggtttgggaggaaaaggcatgggtttctgaacccaaggttctctttctttaccatgtttcctagcaacaaagtctttcttatcataacgttgattctttgattgtgggttatcaagatcaacagcaggttcaatttctacatcattatcattactaggttgagcattattatgaacatcatcattaacattttcattaggttcatgttcattaccagattgagttttagcatcagaaatagaaatatcatttggattatcaggtggttcagcaataggttcactagaagtttgcacagttctatcatttttgtttttcttcctttttgaagaactaggtgcatcaattttatttctctgagaatgttgctcaattctcttagggtggccttcaggatacaaaggttcctgagtcattctaccagttctagtagccactttaacagcataataatttttcttactattcatctcattgagcaattctttttgagctttaagtacttgttctacttgagtggtaaccatagaagcatgtttgctaacaagtttaagttcacctctaatattagccatataatcactcaagtatttaatcatatcagcatcttgttttaattgtctaccaaaataagcattgaagtcttcttgcttaaacataaaattatcaaactcatccaagcattgactagcaattttagtaggagagatttcagctttatcatatctatagagagaatttacctttactacatgtgtcgggttatcgaggtctggaggttcttcaataaataaaggattaagatcatatatttcttcatcaggcggtaaattgagaccatggatttcttcaataggaggtaaattcttaacatcttcagctttaatacctttttctttcatagatttctttgcctcttgcatatcttcaggactgagaaatagaacacctctcttcttcggagttggtttaggaataggatcattagttGGATCAGGAGCtgcctcaggaggtgcccaattattttcatttgtcaacatattattcaataagatttcagcttcatctggtgttctttccctgaaaagagaaccagcacaactatccaggtaatctctggaagcatcgattagtcaattataaaagatatcaagtattttatttttcttaagagggtgatcaggcaaagcattaagtaacttgagaagcctcccccaagcttgtgggagactctcttctttaatttgcacaaagttgtatttcctttaaagcagcttgtttcttatgagcagggaaatatttagcagagaagtaataaatcatatcctggggactacgcacacaaccaagatcaagagaattaaaccatatcttagcatcaccctttaatgagaacggaaatattttaagaatataaaagtagcgagatctctcatcattagtgaacagggtggctatatcatttaatttagtaagatgtgctacaacagtttcagattcatagccataaaaaggaacagattcaaccaaagtaattatatcaggatcaacagagcattcataatccttattagcaaaacagataggtgaagtagcaaaagcagggtcaggtctcatcctagcatttggagattgcttattccatttagctaataaccttttgagttcatatctatctttgcaggctaaaatagctaaagaagcatcttgatcaaataaataactctCAGGAATaataagtgattcttcatcatcactttcatcttcataatcagattcaatattttcaatctctctagccctagcaagtcgttcctctagaaaatcgctaagtggcatagtagtatcaggcatagaggtagtttcatcataagtatcatgcatagcagaagtagcatcatcaataacatgcgacatatcagaacgaatagcagaagcaggtgtaggtgacgcaagcttactcataacagaaggtgaatcaagtgcagagctagatggcagttccttacctcccctcgtagttgagggatcttggtttttggatctctcaagttcttcgtagtgtccagcagatataaatcccaagtgactcaaataatagagctatgctccccggcaacggcgccagaaattagtcttgataacccacaagtataggggatcgcaacagctttcgagggtagagtattcaacccaaatttattaattcgacataaggggagccaaagaatattctcaagtattagcagttgagttgtcaattcaaccacacctggaaacttagtatctgcagcaaagtgtttagtagcaaagtaatatgatagtgatggtaacggtaacaaaagattaatgaaagcaaagtaatgtttttggtgttttatagtgattgtaacaatagcaacggggaagtaaataagcgtaaaccagtatatggaaagctcgtagacatcggatcaatgatggataattatgccggatgcggttcatcatgtaacagtcataacataggatgacacataactagctccaattcgtcaatgtaatgtaggcatgtattccgaatatagtcatacgtgcttatggaaaagaacttgcatgacatcttttgtcctaccctcccgtggcagtggggtcctaatggaaactaagggatattaaggcctccttttaatagagaaccagaacaaagtattagcatatagtgaatacatgaactcctcaaactacggtcatcaccggtaagtatcccgattattgtcacttcggggttaacggatcataacacacaataggtgactatagacttgcaagataggatctagaactctcatatattgatgaaaacataataggtttagatctgaaatcatggcactcgggccctagtgacaagcattaagcatagcaaagtcatagcaacatcaatctcagaacatagtggatactagggatcaaaccctaacaaaactaactcgattacatggtgaatctcatccaactcatcaccgtccagcaagcctacgatggaattactcacgcacaacggtgagcatcatgaaattggtgatagaggatggttgatgatgacgacggcgacgaatccccctctccggagccccgaacggactccagattagccatcccgagaggttttagggcttggcggcggctccgtatcataaaacgcgatgatttcttctctcctattttttctccccgaaagcagttatatagagttggagttggagtcggggtctccagggggcccacgaggtaggggggcacgccctagggggggcgccccccaccctcgtgagaagggtgtgggccccctggtcttcatctttggcgaggattttttattatttactgTAAGATatcccgtgaagttttaggtcattctgagaattttttttctgcacataaaacaacatcatggcaattctgctgaaaacatcgtcagtccgggttagttccattcaaatcatacaagttagagtccaaaacaagggcaaaagtgtttggaaaagtagatacgttggagacgtatcatggcgctACCCCTTGGGATAGCCAGAGGGCAACCCACTAGGACCCTCTAGAAACTCCAGAACTTTCTGGTGCGCTCTATAACCTTCCGATGGCTTCTAAAAAACCAGGATGCTCTCAAGAACTTCTGGGATACTCTCGAGCACTTCTGGGACGCTCCCAAATCCATACATAACCATCCAGAACTCTTTTAGTGCCCTTCTCTCATAGTCCTATGTACTCCTACTTCTCTAAAAACCACTAGTCGTTAAACGTGTACAACCCTACAGGTTCGGTAATATACAGACATGACCCTGCAGGTTAAGCATGTTCACTGTGGGAAGTTTTTTGTTTAGCTAGGTGGTTGAAACTTGTTGTACCGTGGGAACGAATACAATATCTAAAAGTGGTGGCACATGTATTCAAGGGACATGCCTGGCATGTTGTGGCCGTTGGGGAGGTGGATTCGATGGCGTGGAGGGAGGCGACCGGTGGGAAGACGAGGCGATTGGGAGAGGTCGACGAGGACATGCAGATCCAATGGCATATGGGGCGCATGAACCCGGTAGACTGCAGGTACCCATTGTGGCCCTTAGGGAGGCAGATCCGATGGTGAGGAGGGAAGTTGTCGATGCGGAGGTGGGCTAAGGAGTAAGCTAAGAGAGAGTATCAGAGGCTATGAGATGGGCAGATGACAAAAGCAGGATGCCCCACATTCTCAGTTGCTGATTCTCAGGCTAATTCTACTTCGCTGGTAGAAAATCTACTTACCTAGGAACAGGCGATGGAACATACCAATGACACTCGTGCTATGAAGAAATATGAGATTCTCAAAACAGGGAAGGCTACGGATACACATTGGGCTAGGTTAACAAGTATCTTTGTTTGACCTTGGGTTCATTGTTTCATGCTGGAGTCAAGCTCTACTGGTTGGCCTGAGACGGAGTGGAGAGTGGGAGCGGCACCAGAGGTTTTGGATGGCGAAGCAAGGATGGTGTTGATGGGCTAGAGGTGTGGCCCATCAACGGTGGTACCTCGTCGTTGACGGATCAGTAGTAGCCACCCGCTGGAGCTGAGTGGTCGTCAGTGTTTTGGCACACATGCCCGACCACTCTGTTCACCTCTCGTGGGTCACCATATTGCCCATTAGTGGTGACTTCCGACACCAGTTGTCTACTGGTTATCGTTGGTGGATTAACAATGACCCATCATCAATAATGCTCATCATTGATGGCCTATCAGTAGTAAACTGAATGGTGAAATGTTAATTGTAGTGTTGATGTTAGTTATTCCTTCATATTTGACATCATGTAGTCCATTAGACTGGGGCATTTGGACTTacagtaaaagaaaagaaaagtagaAAGAATGAGTTAAGCGACTAGTCACCCCCCTCCCACTCGATCACGAAACATAGAAGACATTTCCTATATCATGCCCATTGCCTTAGTTTCTCAAGGATTCGCACAGGGCGATCATCACGGGTCAAGCCCATTAGCGTAGTAAGGCAAGACCATATTTTTTACATTTGTTCGCTAGCAGTTGGTTTTAGAGCCATTTTTCATGTTCCTTCTGGTTCTAGTTTCTTCTTTTCATCCATTAGCTTTATTCATATTTTTGACgcaaatttttttttaaaaaaatcacgtcTGTTTTAACAAAAATCTATAAATTTGAAAATtatcatatttttaaaaaaatgttcacataattTAAAAAGCATTCACATTTTAAACATATTTTCGCATActtaaattcaaaaaaatcatgtttttCTGAAGAATATTCTGGATTTTTTAAAATTGttctcaattttttttaaaatggtTGATTTCTTAGAATGAAAATAAAAACTGTGTGTTTGTAAAAGGAAACTAGTTGAAAACATATAGAAAATCAATAAAAACAAAAATATCAGTTCTCTCTTCCGAAGTGGGTTGGCCCAATCCCGTGCGCCCGTCATGTGCGTTTGGTCAGCAAATTGACACAGCGAGCATGATAAGGCTCCCAACCCAGAAGGCCGTGAAAGCGGAGTGCTCCTAGTCCGCGCTCGCGCGCCCCCTTGCATGGGCCGGCACAGCTATGCGAGCGAGTAGCTTGCTCATCAAGCACACACGCCGACTGGTTGACCGTTGAATCTTAGGAAAACACACGGGTTCATTTTTTTCAAATCTGGGAAAACTTTCATGCTTCAGAAAAGTTTATAAAATTTTAAAAATATGAAATTGCGAATTTGAAAGAATTTCACCTATTTGAAAAGTGTTCACAGATTTGAAAAGTATTCAGGAACTGAAACAAGTTTCATGGATTTTTAAAAATTATGAATGTGcagatttgaaaaatgttcatgaactaAAAAATTAAAACTTGTTTTTGATTTTCTAAAAAATCACGAATTTGAAAAGGAAAATTTTAATGATATTAAGtaataaaaagtaaaaacaaaaataaTAAAGAACGAACAAAGACAGAAAAACGGTCGACAGCTTCTTGAAGCTTTCCAAAACCGGGGACGCCTTTAACCAGCGCACTGAGCGCCGAATAGGAACCAGCGCGAAAGCGCCCGATCAACGGGCCTTGCACGCATCATCATCAGAACGGGCCAGCGTCCCTGCGTGCCAGTCCAGCCCACGTGTCCCGTCTCCTCCATTtctctcctccgactccgagctcTCCAGCCTCGCCGCGAGAAACCCCGTCCCGGATGTCGGAGGCCGTGGAAGCACCGGAGGCGCGGGAGAGGGTGCCGTCGTCGCCGCCCTACTGACCGCACCCGTCACTTCCACCGCCGCGCGCCCGCGTCCCCTCCGGCGACGGGTCCTCCCTCCTCTGTGTTTGTAAGGCCCCGTTCCTCTCGTTCCCTCGCGTCATCCCTCCCTCCCCCTTTGCTGCATCATCTGCGTTGCTTGTCCTTGTAAGAATTTTCGGTTTGGTTGCTCATAGCCTCATAGGAGTCCTCTAGttgttttaataaaaaaaatctgGATTTTTATTTcgtttcttctttttttgtttttgcggGAAGTTTCTTCTTCTTTTGTTCGGTTTAATTCCATTTCAAGTAGGGTTTTTCCCTTCACTCATAGACGCTAGTTGCTTTAGAAGGGGTTTCCCTTTCCTTTTCCGTTCGCACAGTGGTGGATTACTGGATTTATTAGTGCCCTGTTTTAAATGCGCTTCGACATTTGCGATTCGGCACCTATACAAGAAAAATCTTGAACCCACGTTGAGGGCCTAGGACCCCACTCAAAATATGTAATTCGGACATAATTTCTTTGTATTTTAGAAGAAAAAAGACGCCAGAACTATGTGAATTTGTACAAGCCTCAGGCCCCCCACTTCTATAGTTTGCCCCCAGCGCCCCAATCAGATTTTTTTTCTACTTGAATGCTTTCGCAACATTTTAACTATTTCTTTTATTTTGCATTGCACCTGAAAGTAGTATCTATGTAAGTAATTTTCTTTGATGAGTTATTACTGGTTTTATATTATCTTTCTGCATCAAATATTTCCTGCCAAGTGCATGATTATGCTGCTGTTTGCAAGAGATTAATGAAGATCCCTGCTTATGCAACTGTTGTTGTCTTACCAAAGATTGAATCAAGTATTATGTAAGATACATTAAAAAATGGTAGTTTCATATGTCAATAGCTTGTATTCTCTACTCTTATTGGCAGCATTTGAGTCTCTGGAATAATCTGTGGCCTCTTCGAGAAGCATAGTCACTTAGCCAGGAACTCAGGATGCCCATAAGTTGTATTGTCTACTTCTATATACTGATTTACATATCAAAAGACACCGCAGACAAGTActtgaatactccctccgtcccgaaataagtgtctcagctcgagacacttatttcgggacggagggagtactttactgCCTGCCTCTTTGAAGAACACGTTCACTGAATGATGATTCCTGTATTTGAACCATTTCCATATCTAGTCATTTGACTTGTGCTCTGATGAAGTCCACTTCTATTTGCAAAGTAGTGCTGATTAAGACTTTCTGATGTATCTGTGTGTTCCGTGTTACACTTACATTTACTGTTGCCTTACAGGATCGTGTTATACTTATGAGATAAATATTAAAAAAGTAAGGGAAGAACTGTAAATTTTCTATCATATTAGGATCACCCATTGCCATGTTTCTTTGTTTTTCTATTAGGAAGTAAAGCACCCATGGATCCACTGCAAAAGTCTAAGGCTTTGTGCCTGAAGCGCAAGCCCGATGATGATTGCTTGGCGAAAAACAGCAAGTCCCATCATACTGAAATTGATAATGTATCTTCTATGGTGCACAGCGGATCCTCATCGGATTTACCTGCTCACAGTTGTCACAGCCAACCTAATCTTGCTAATGATTGTGTTAATTACCTGAAAAGTGGGGCGCCAAGTCGTGTCGTGTTTTACAAACAAGGTTCATGGTGTGACTTTCCTGACAAAATAGTCACATCCATTGTTGATGCATTCGGAGGTGACAAATCTAGTATCGTTGTTGTGATGGATGACCAGCCTCTACTTATTGATTTCTTATCAATGACCTTGGTGAACCTAAAAACGAGGAAACAGCGATCTGTTGCATGGCTTGATGGGACTAACAACTGGTCTTTTCCGTCTTCATTCTTTGATGAGGAAGTTGAAGAATCCGCAAAGTTGAGCAGAAATGTTGTTGAAGGTGCTGCACTAGGTTCCGTTAGGGGTAATGTTGTGAAGCCTCCATCTGATGTGGCGAAACAAGCTATGCTTGAAGCCAGCCCTCCAGTTATACAGAGTTCTTGTGCTTTAGATATATTGCGTAAGAAGATTGTACATGTTGAAAGAGGTAGCGAAAGCTTTCTGTTTGTTCAGAACCTTTTCCTCTCTGGTATGGGTTCATTTGCAGTGCCTAACAACATTCTTCATATTCATCGGTACTCTCCAAAGGATATCCCTGCACAGCGTAGACTTGAAGCTTTTGAGAAACAGTTGTGGTTGACAGGACAGAAGTCTGGCAATGCAAATGCAAAATATGGATGGCTTGGATCCAGAAAGCAAGACATTGTCAGTGTTATAGTTAATGGTTTTGTTAGCACTGGAAAAAACACTCATGATACGGTAATGGCCGATGGCATTTATCTGTCACCTGAAAACCGCGCCTTTACAAGGTTGTCATTTCATTTTATAGTTTCAATGGTCTGTTTTAGTTACATATCAGTGGATGTTGCATAACATTTTATTATTTTGCAGTGTTGGTCTTTGTGATGTTGACGAAAAAGGGGTACAGTATATGTTGTTGTGCCGAGCCATATTGGGCAAAACAGGAGTTATCAAACCAGGTTCACAGgaggagtttctaggcatttatgatTCTGGCGTTGATGATTGCTCAAACCCAAACTATTATGTGATCTGGCCATCACACCGAAGCACTAATATTTCTCTGGAATACCTTATAAGTTTCAGGCTTGCTCCAAAAGTTCAAGGTATGCTAAGTCGTTTAGTGTTGAATTTCTTATCATGTATGTTTACATGAGATAAATGACTGATCCACTTTGACTGTACTTATTTACAGAGTATTTTCGTAGCTTGAAGGGTTTATGGTTGCGCCCACCTCCAGGTGAAGTGAAAGTGGATCCTTCTATTCTTCAACCAGTGAGTCACCTGAACTCTTATCATGGTACTCCCTTCGTTCGCAAATATAAGATGTTTCGGATATttgaatatggactacatacggactgaaatgaatgaacaaacacactaaaatgtgtctatatacatccgattcagaaaaaagtttgaacatcttatatttatgaacgtaGGGAGTACTTCCCAATAGGAGCTAACGGGTTATAAGCATACTGTTTGCTTGGATGTGTCTTTGAGTATTAGCAATTTTTGCCAGAGTATGTTTGTCAAATTTtaggtcgcgagatcttatgggtttcacctctaacctacccccaacttgtttgggactaaaggctttgttgttgttgttgttgttgttttgttgttgTATGTTTGTCAAATTTTAACTTTACCTCCAAGTACTGCTCTCTGTGCCTTCTGTGTTAAAAAGCACTTCTAGTGCTGTCATAAGCTAATAATCTCCTGTTGATCTGACATCTATGACTTGTATGTAGGTACTATGTCAAACTGATGAAGGGCCAACGTCTCCATGGATTTCATTCAGATTGCTCTTTGAGACAATACAAGACAGTATATCGTCTTTAGCGAGGGAATTGCTCTATCGCCACTATGAGGAGTTGAAGGTATTGCCTTCTTGGCAACTTCTATTTTGTTATCAATTGTCACTGAATTTTGCAGTCAGTTTGCTTCTGTCTATTCATTCAAATGATTTTATTACACAGGAAAATAAGATTACTCATGATGAAATGGTCAAGAAAATGATGATAATAGTTGGAGAGAAATTACTTCTGGATTCCTTAACAAAACTTAAATACAGTGTAAGTTACTCTGGCAGTATACTTTATCTAAGTACACATTTGATGATCACCATACCAAGAGTGAATTACGCAAGACTGGTGTACAGAGCAATGTTTTGTGATGCGTCTGCGAATATTTCTTAATGCCTATGAACAACAATTTTTGGTTGGTGCCCACGCATGTCAAACCTAAGTTAGCCAAAGTGAAAGTGTGGCTTGGCTCAAAAGTGTGCCAACTGAGAGCCTCAACTGTAGCCACATTGGCTAAAATAAGAGTATGACACTAGGGATTTGGGCTAAGAAAGTGGGGCAAGCCTTTAGAGGTTTGTGCCTATTATATTCTTAGACTAAGAGAGCATCGAATATTACTTTTGAGATGTTCTTAATTATTCATAAGGTAAAAGTCCCCAAATTTATTGCTGGTGCAATGGTGCTGTTCTCTTGATGGAATGATGGCATGGTTAGCTTTTTTGTGTAGTACTACTACTTACCTCTGTTTCAAAATAGGAGGTGTATCATGATTGTCCAAGCTCGTGCTTTGACCAACGATTAGTCCAACAATATTTGGTTTATGAAAATAGACACCATTGGGTTCGTAAACAAAAGCAGTTTCTTTGATTGTGATTTTGTAACTGTAGCTGTTAACAAAATACTGTTTTAGATATTTACGGTCAGAGCGGAGGGAGCATGTGCTGTTCGACAAAGTTGGCATAGTATTTACTGTGTTTTACAATGTTTGTGCATCTTCTTGGAAAGCTTTGTTTCCAATGTTGGCCCAAATGACAAATCGATAGTTTAGTCATTGCAATATTTCCACTCTCCCTTTCATTGCTGCCAAAGAGGTTGTATCATGTCATTCTCTACTTTGTGTGCATGCCATTTCAGTATTTTTTCTTATATTTAGCGATTCCTTGTCTGTGGACGTTGTGGGCTTGGACAAATGTGGCCAACCACGTTTCTGTTCTTAACTTCTTCCCTCCTATTGCAGCCGTCATTATGGTACAACTCTCCTGCAAAGAATACCAGTTGTCCTGCAACATTGGGATCTGTCTGCATTGGGACAAGTACAGATGTTGTATCTGCAACTCCTAGTCATGATGGTCCAGCACCAAGTGTACTTCGTGAGAATTGTGAACCTGTGAATTCCACATATGGTGGTTCTCCTGCGAGTGCAGTCCGAGGACAGCATTCGCCCACCCCAAGTATGTGTTCGGAAAGCTCTTCATCCCGCTGTACTAACAGCCAGGATCCTTTTGCATCCATGGTGGCACCTCTAGGTCATGACGCCCTTGTGAGGAGTGCGTTGCTCAGTGTTAATGGCTTGGATTCTTCTGGACCAAGCATGGAATATAATGGTCATGATACCCTCGCACGAAGCTGTTCTGAAGGCCATGACTCTCATGTATCAAGACCAACACCTGGGAACACTGCATCTGTCAGTATGGAAGGCCTGCATTCTGCTGCACCAGGTACGACACCTGAAGCCCATGACGCTCTTGCATCCAATAGGGCACATGAAAGTGTTGCTGCAACTCCAGGCGTATCATGTCAAGCCTATACTCCAAGTAGGGTTCCTCAGTTCTCCGCAGCGACAAGTATGGCGCCTGAGCTCTGTGCACCAAGAAGTATGGCACCACATCTCCGTGCGCCAAGAAGTATGGCGCCTGAGCTCTGTGCACCAAGAAGTATGGCACCGCATCTCCGTGCGCCAAGAAGTATGGCGCCTGAGCTCTGTGCACCAAGAAGTAATGCACCACATCTCCGTGCGCCAAGAAGTATGGCGCCTGAGCTCTGTGCACCAAGAAGTATGGCCCCGCAACTCCGTGCGCCAAAAAGCATGGCGCCTCACCTCCGTGTGCAAAGCAAGGTGCCTAAAGTTCCTGCAAGAAAGACCATGCCTGAAGCCAGCTATTCCAGTGCAGCAACTGTGGTTCCTGTGATCTGTAAACCTCTGTCATCGAGTGTTTTACCAAAAGAGAAGAGTCATCCTACATCAAGCAAGGAGTGCATGACATCAGGTTTAATTCTAAACCACAAAACGCTCTTAACCTTAGTATGGTGCTTGAAAATCTTATTCTCATGCATACCAAGGGATGCATTTTGCATCTTCCTCTCTCTGTTGATCAAACCTTGTTAACGTTTCTGTGCAGAAAATGTGGCTCCAAAGAATCCAGCAGCGCAGTGTGGATCAAACAAGAGCCTCCCCAGGATAGGCGTTGACGATGGCAGCACCGCCGCATATTCAGCAGATAGACT
This portion of the Triticum dicoccoides isolate Atlit2015 ecotype Zavitan chromosome 7A, WEW_v2.0, whole genome shotgun sequence genome encodes:
- the LOC119330675 gene encoding inactive poly [ADP-ribose] polymerase RCD1-like — translated: MDPLQKSKALCLKRKPDDDCLAKNSKSHHTEIDNVSSMVHSGSSSDLPAHSCHSQPNLANDCVNYLKSGAPSRVVFYKQGSWCDFPDKIVTSIVDAFGGDKSSIVVVMDDQPLLIDFLSMTLVNLKTRKQRSVAWLDGTNNWSFPSSFFDEEVEESAKLSRNVVEGAALGSVRGNVVKPPSDVAKQAMLEASPPVIQSSCALDILRKKIVHVERGSESFLFVQNLFLSGMGSFAVPNNILHIHRYSPKDIPAQRRLEAFEKQLWLTGQKSGNANAKYGWLGSRKQDIVSVIVNGFVSTGKNTHDTVMADGIYLSPENRAFTSVGLCDVDEKGVQYMLLCRAILGKTGVIKPGSQEEFLGIYDSGVDDCSNPNYYVIWPSHRSTNISLEYLISFRLAPKVQEYFRSLKGLWLRPPPGEVKVDPSILQPVLCQTDEGPTSPWISFRLLFETIQDSISSLARELLYRHYEELKENKITHDEMVKKMMIIVGEKLLLDSLTKLKYSPSLWYNSPAKNTSCPATLGSVCIGTSTDVVSATPSHDGPAPSVLRENCEPVNSTYGGSPASAVRGQHSPTPSMCSESSSSRCTNSQDPFASMVAPLGHDALVRSALLSVNGLDSSGPSMEYNGHDTLARSCSEGHDSHVSRPTPGNTASVSMEGLHSAAPGTTPEAHDALASNRAHESVAATPGVSCQAYTPSRVPQFSAATSMAPELCAPRSMAPHLRAPRSMAPELCAPRSMAPHLRAPRSMAPELCAPRSNAPHLRAPRSMAPELCAPRSMAPQLRAPKSMAPHLRVQSKVPKVPARKTMPEASYSSAATVVPVICKPLSSSVLPKEKSHPTSSKECMTSENVAPKNPAAQCGSNKSLPRIGVDDGSTAAYSADRLITLSAEGEKCL